The proteins below come from a single Oerskovia jenensis genomic window:
- a CDS encoding F0F1 ATP synthase subunit epsilon, with product MAQLNVDLVAADRKIWSGDARAVSAPAADGEIGILVNHSPLLSVLGEGTVRITGVKGDKIAVKVTGGFLSVDSNQVMLVVDDAEVLDSTGVSGH from the coding sequence GTGGCACAGCTGAACGTCGACCTCGTGGCGGCGGACCGCAAGATCTGGTCCGGGGACGCGCGCGCGGTGAGTGCGCCTGCCGCCGACGGTGAGATCGGTATCCTCGTGAACCACTCGCCTCTCCTGTCCGTCCTCGGTGAGGGCACCGTGAGGATCACCGGCGTGAAGGGCGACAAGATCGCCGTCAAGGTCACCGGTGGCTTCCTCTCGGTGGACTCCAACCAGGTCATGCTCGTGGTGGACGACGCAGAGGTGCTCGACAGCACCGGCGTCTCCGGCCACTGA